One Setaria italica strain Yugu1 chromosome II, Setaria_italica_v2.0, whole genome shotgun sequence DNA segment encodes these proteins:
- the LOC101773026 gene encoding uncharacterized protein LOC101773026, with protein sequence MATTSPAFTGNLKKALAGLRRINLDGLRWRVFDAKGQVLGRLASQIAVALQGKDKPTYAPHVENGDMCIVLNAKDISVTGRKMTDKIYYWHTGYIGHLKERRLKDQMEKDPTEVIRKAVLRMLPRNRLRDDRDRKLRIFSGNEHPFHDRPIEPFVMPPRQVREMRPRARRALIRAQKKEQAIRAKEEEGTKNAEITA encoded by the exons ATGGCTACAACATCGCCTGCCTTCACTGGCAACCTGAAG AAAGCACTTGCAGGTTTGAGAAGAATCAATTTAGATGGGTTGCGGTGGCGTGTATTTGATGCGAAGGGTCAG GTGCTTGGACGATTGGCATCCCAAATTGCTGTTGCGCTTCAAGGCAAGGATAAGCCAACCTATGCACCACATGTAGAAAACGGAGACATGTGCATTGTACTTAATGCAAAGGATATCAGTGTTACAGGAAGGAAAATGACTGATAAGATTTACTACTGGCATACAGG GTATATTGGCCATCTTAAGGAAAGGAGGCTCAAGGACCAGATGGAGAAAGACCCAACTGAAGTGATTCGCAAAGCTGTCCTGCGCATGCTTCCCCGCAACAGATTGCGTGAT GACAGGGACCGCAAACTGAGAATATTTTCTGGAAATGAGCATCCATTCCATGATCGCCCTATTGAGCCTTTTGTGATGCCACCACGGCAAGTACGTGAGATGCGCCCCCGCGCAAGGCGTGCACTGATAAGGGCCCAGAAGAAAGAGCAGGCAATCAGagcaaaggaggaagaaggtacGAAGAATGCCGAGATCACTGCATAG